A single genomic interval of uncultured Desulfobulbus sp. harbors:
- a CDS encoding sigma-54 dependent transcriptional regulator — protein sequence MGAQTKAKVLIVDDERVHRFMLHSLFSEWGWEAEEADDGVTAVAAVEEGPFDAILMDVRMTTMDGMEALKRIHAINPAIPVVIMTAFSSVDSAVAAIKQGAHDYLTKPLDFDRLKTTLEVAMGHRHQEVESVESGQPFGNDGHIIGKSGPMQALWEMIIHVAPTEATILINGESGTGKELVASALHFKSQRAEGPFIKVNCAALAETLLESELFGHERGAFTGADRRREGRFVQAQGGTLFLDEIGETSPGMQAKLLRVLQEHELQRVGGQETLKVDARILCATNRDLEEEVAAGRFREDLYYRLNVVELEVPPLRERQGDIPLLVNYFLEKFAQRNGRVVSGVTPECMDVLNRYPWPGNVRELEHSMERGVILMRGDYLDLGALPLAIQRWAGMNEPKEVEEPATLKEAEKMLIVKTLEETGGNRSEAARRLQITRKTLLNKIKSYNIT from the coding sequence ATGGGCGCGCAGACAAAGGCCAAGGTACTGATTGTAGATGATGAGCGGGTGCACCGATTCATGCTGCACTCCCTGTTTTCCGAGTGGGGCTGGGAGGCCGAGGAGGCCGACGACGGCGTCACTGCGGTGGCTGCCGTCGAAGAGGGGCCCTTTGACGCCATTCTCATGGATGTTCGCATGACCACCATGGACGGCATGGAGGCACTCAAGCGGATTCATGCCATCAACCCCGCCATCCCGGTGGTGATCATGACCGCCTTTTCCTCGGTGGATTCCGCGGTGGCGGCGATCAAGCAGGGGGCCCACGATTACCTGACCAAGCCCCTGGATTTCGATCGGCTGAAAACCACGCTCGAGGTGGCCATGGGCCATCGGCACCAGGAGGTGGAATCTGTCGAATCCGGCCAGCCCTTTGGCAACGATGGCCACATTATCGGCAAGTCCGGGCCGATGCAGGCCCTGTGGGAGATGATCATCCATGTCGCCCCCACCGAGGCGACCATTCTCATTAACGGCGAGTCGGGAACCGGCAAGGAGCTGGTGGCCTCGGCCCTCCATTTCAAGAGCCAGAGGGCGGAAGGGCCGTTCATCAAGGTCAACTGTGCCGCCCTGGCGGAAACCCTGCTCGAGTCCGAGTTGTTCGGTCATGAACGTGGTGCCTTCACCGGCGCGGATCGTCGGCGTGAGGGGCGATTTGTTCAGGCGCAGGGGGGGACGCTCTTTCTCGATGAGATCGGCGAAACCAGCCCCGGCATGCAGGCCAAGCTGCTGCGGGTGTTGCAGGAACACGAACTGCAACGGGTCGGCGGTCAGGAAACCCTCAAGGTGGATGCGCGCATTCTCTGCGCCACCAACCGCGATCTGGAGGAGGAGGTGGCGGCCGGCCGGTTTCGCGAAGACCTCTACTACCGTCTCAACGTGGTCGAGCTCGAGGTGCCGCCGCTGAGGGAGCGCCAGGGGGATATCCCGTTGTTGGTCAACTATTTCCTCGAAAAATTTGCGCAGAGAAACGGGCGGGTTGTCAGCGGCGTCACCCCCGAATGCATGGATGTGCTCAACCGCTATCCCTGGCCGGGCAATGTGCGCGAACTGGAGCACTCCATGGAGCGCGGCGTCATCCTCATGCGGGGGGACTACCTGGATCTCGGCGCTCTGCCCCTTGCCATCCAACGCTGGGCCGGAATGAACGAGCCCAAGGAGGTGGAGGAGCCCGCCACTCTCAAGGAGGCGGAAAAGATGTTGATTGTGAAAACCCTGGAGGAAACCGGAGGGAATCGAAGCGAGGCGGCCAGGCGTTTGCAAATTACGCGCAAGACGCTCTTGAACAAGATAAAAAGTTATAATATAACTTGA
- a CDS encoding class I SAM-dependent RNA methyltransferase produces MLTIHKLIHGGKGLGTLADGMVVMVPGVLPGETVRVREVKAHRGHKEAELIRIEEPSPDRVTPPCPYYGRCGGCNLQHAGYAAQLRSKREILRESLVRARLELAEDQPLPTLPSPESFAYRFRIRLHLDDKDRPGYHRSQTNQVVAIEHCMLATDPINRVLKNLAAQDLSGLFKGRIQAIELIQSPTDGRVVLVLHPHKNRGKQNLSDLSSLSGLADELVLASSKPGRGKQATATLLAQDFLIRDHAYRLQWTPACFFQVNALQNPRLISLATEAATILEPPYGLLDLFCGMGNFSLPLALDGAQVFGIEHNRESIHWAARNCRDNAVGTARFMAADVERELQRLISKRQEVDCILLDPPRQGLGKAAALLPLLQPRLIISISCDPATHARDLQTLTVGGYRLCRITPVDMFPQTHHIESLAVLERN; encoded by the coding sequence ATGCTGACAATACACAAGCTCATCCACGGAGGCAAGGGGCTCGGCACCCTGGCCGACGGCATGGTGGTCATGGTTCCCGGGGTTCTTCCCGGAGAAACGGTACGGGTACGCGAAGTCAAGGCCCACCGCGGCCACAAGGAGGCCGAATTGATTCGCATCGAGGAGCCCTCACCCGATCGGGTCACTCCGCCCTGTCCCTATTACGGTCGCTGCGGCGGCTGCAACCTGCAGCATGCGGGGTATGCGGCCCAACTGCGCAGCAAACGCGAGATCCTACGCGAATCCCTGGTGCGGGCACGCCTGGAGCTAGCGGAAGATCAGCCGCTGCCCACCCTGCCCTCACCCGAGAGCTTTGCGTATCGCTTTCGCATCCGCCTCCACCTGGACGACAAGGACCGACCGGGATATCACCGCAGCCAGACCAACCAGGTTGTCGCGATCGAGCACTGTATGCTGGCCACCGACCCAATCAACCGGGTTCTCAAAAACCTTGCTGCTCAAGACCTCTCCGGGCTGTTCAAGGGCCGCATCCAGGCAATCGAGTTGATTCAATCTCCGACCGACGGACGGGTCGTGCTGGTGTTGCATCCGCACAAAAACAGGGGCAAGCAGAATCTCTCCGACTTAAGCAGCCTGAGCGGCCTGGCTGACGAACTGGTTCTCGCTTCGAGCAAACCAGGCAGGGGCAAACAGGCCACAGCCACTTTACTGGCACAGGATTTCCTTATTCGGGATCACGCGTACCGCCTGCAATGGACGCCTGCCTGCTTTTTCCAGGTCAATGCTTTGCAGAATCCGCGCCTGATCAGTCTCGCCACCGAGGCCGCCACCATTCTCGAGCCCCCCTACGGCCTGCTTGATCTTTTCTGCGGTATGGGCAACTTCTCCCTGCCGCTCGCACTTGATGGCGCGCAGGTCTTTGGTATCGAGCACAATCGGGAAAGCATCCATTGGGCGGCCCGCAACTGCAGAGACAACGCCGTGGGCACGGCCCGTTTCATGGCCGCCGACGTGGAGCGCGAGTTGCAAAGACTTATCAGCAAACGGCAAGAGGTGGATTGCATCCTTCTCGACCCGCCCCGGCAGGGCCTGGGCAAGGCCGCAGCCCTGCTGCCACTGTTGCAGCCGCGGCTGATCATCTCCATCTCCTGCGATCCGGCCACCCACGCCCGCGACCTGCAGACGCTCACAGTCGGCGGCTACAGACTCTGCCGGATCACACCGGTGGACATGTTCCCCCAGACACATCACATCGAATCCCTGGCCGTCCTTGAAAGGAATTGA
- the lysS gene encoding lysine--tRNA ligase — translation METTSNLLKQRREKADSLAEAGVKLFSNSFKTPQPIDDIIPLGAELAAEEHDDSGHRYRIAGRVMSMRKFGKAAFFHVQDSGARMQVYARRDLLGEEIFGQFKKWDVGDIVGVEGILFKTKTGELSLEAQSLNMITKSLRPLPEKFHGLTDVETRYRQRYLDLIVNPESREVFKKRVEIIRLIREFLNNRGYMEVETPMMQPVPGGATAKPFRTHHNALDMDLYLRIAPELYLKRLLVGGFEKVFEINRNFRNEGLSTRHNPEFTMLEFYQAYSTYHDLMDLTEEMVSWLAHEVTGSMDITYQGMEVDLAPPWQRLTMEESLVQIGGIDPAILADDDAVMALVKEKGIKLQPEAGIGKAKTELFELLVEEKLINPTFITSYPTEVSPLARRNEEDPSVTDRFELFITGREIANAFSELNDPIDQLQRFQKQIDERGDDDEIHPVLDRDYVRALEYGMPSAAGEGIGIDRLVMLLTDSPSIRDVILFPHMKAEAGE, via the coding sequence ATGGAAACAACAAGCAATCTTCTCAAGCAGCGTCGTGAAAAAGCCGATTCCCTGGCCGAGGCCGGCGTCAAGCTGTTCAGCAACAGTTTCAAGACTCCGCAACCCATTGACGATATCATCCCCCTCGGCGCGGAACTTGCCGCAGAGGAACATGACGACTCCGGCCATCGCTACCGTATAGCCGGCCGGGTGATGTCGATGCGCAAATTTGGCAAGGCGGCCTTCTTCCATGTCCAGGACAGCGGCGCGCGGATGCAGGTCTATGCCCGCCGTGATCTGTTGGGCGAGGAGATCTTTGGTCAGTTCAAGAAGTGGGATGTGGGCGATATCGTCGGCGTGGAGGGTATCCTGTTCAAGACCAAGACCGGAGAGTTGTCGCTCGAGGCCCAAAGCCTGAACATGATCACCAAATCGTTGCGCCCCCTGCCGGAGAAGTTTCACGGGCTGACCGATGTCGAGACCCGCTACCGCCAGCGCTACCTGGATCTGATCGTCAACCCCGAATCGCGCGAGGTGTTCAAGAAACGGGTCGAGATCATTCGCCTGATCCGCGAGTTCCTCAACAACCGTGGCTATATGGAAGTGGAAACACCGATGATGCAGCCGGTACCCGGCGGTGCCACGGCCAAGCCCTTCCGCACCCATCACAATGCGCTTGATATGGATCTCTACCTGCGCATCGCCCCGGAGCTCTACCTCAAACGGCTTCTGGTGGGCGGCTTTGAAAAGGTGTTCGAGATCAACCGCAACTTCCGCAACGAAGGACTGTCCACCCGCCACAATCCCGAATTCACCATGCTCGAGTTCTACCAGGCCTACTCGACCTACCACGACCTGATGGACCTGACCGAGGAGATGGTCTCCTGGCTGGCGCACGAGGTCACCGGTTCGATGGACATCACCTACCAGGGGATGGAGGTCGACCTTGCACCGCCCTGGCAACGGCTGACCATGGAGGAGTCCCTGGTGCAGATCGGCGGCATCGACCCGGCCATCCTCGCCGACGACGATGCGGTGATGGCCCTGGTCAAGGAAAAGGGGATCAAGCTGCAGCCCGAGGCCGGAATCGGCAAGGCCAAGACCGAGCTTTTCGAGCTGCTGGTCGAGGAAAAACTGATCAACCCGACCTTCATCACCTCCTACCCCACCGAGGTTTCGCCGCTTGCCCGCCGCAACGAGGAGGATCCCAGCGTCACCGACCGGTTCGAGTTGTTCATCACCGGCCGCGAGATCGCCAACGCCTTCTCCGAGCTCAACGACCCCATCGATCAGTTGCAGCGGTTTCAGAAACAGATCGACGAGCGCGGCGACGACGACGAGATCCATCCGGTGCTCGACCGCGACTATGTCCGTGCCCTGGAATACGGCATGCCGTCGGCGGCGGGCGAGGGGATTGGCATCGACCGTCTGGTGATGCTGCTCACCGACTCGCCCTCGATCCGCGACGTGATCCTCTTTCCGCACATGAAGGCGGAGGCTGGCGAGTAG
- a CDS encoding lipoprotein-releasing ABC transporter permease subunit, with translation MASFEWFVSLRYLRAKRKQKFISLITVISILGVAVGVLALIVVLSVYTGFTEGLRDQIIGVNSHALVQRFGTVITETEVVQAKVETVPGVEATTPYIYGQALISSAAQSSGIVLRGINAASAMRVINIGKKMQDGALTDLDKVLEVPGIVLGRDMATQLQVWVGDKVRLISPNGPLSPMGVLPKVRTCQVVGVFETGMFEYDSTMGYISLETARSLTDLRQGVHGIEIRVSDIDRADQIAAAVQQALGRGYSVRDWMQLNRNLFAGLKLEKMGLFIALDLIILVAALNIISALIMVVMEKTRDIAILKSMGATTKAIMRIFFYQGMVIGISGTVLGVIGGLGLCGLLSRYKIIELPPNVYPMSTMPIKVVPFDVSLIAISAILITLLATLYPSWKASRVRPAEALSYE, from the coding sequence ATGGCCTCGTTCGAATGGTTTGTCAGCCTGCGCTACCTGCGGGCCAAGCGCAAGCAGAAGTTCATTTCGCTGATCACCGTCATCTCCATTCTCGGGGTCGCGGTGGGCGTATTGGCGCTGATTGTGGTCCTCTCGGTGTATACCGGCTTCACCGAGGGGCTCAGGGATCAGATCATCGGCGTCAATTCCCATGCCCTGGTGCAGCGGTTCGGCACGGTGATCACCGAAACCGAGGTGGTCCAGGCCAAGGTCGAGACGGTTCCCGGGGTGGAGGCAACCACCCCCTATATCTACGGCCAGGCCCTGATCAGCTCCGCCGCGCAATCCTCGGGCATTGTCCTGCGCGGCATCAATGCGGCCTCGGCCATGCGGGTGATCAATATCGGCAAGAAGATGCAGGACGGAGCACTGACCGATCTCGACAAGGTGCTGGAGGTTCCGGGAATCGTGCTCGGTCGCGATATGGCGACCCAACTGCAGGTCTGGGTGGGCGACAAGGTGCGGCTCATCTCCCCCAACGGTCCGCTCTCGCCCATGGGCGTCCTGCCCAAGGTGCGCACCTGTCAGGTGGTGGGGGTGTTTGAGACCGGCATGTTCGAGTACGACTCCACCATGGGCTATATCAGCCTGGAGACCGCGCGCAGCCTCACCGACCTGCGCCAGGGCGTGCATGGGATCGAGATTCGCGTCAGCGACATCGACCGGGCCGACCAGATTGCAGCTGCGGTGCAGCAGGCACTGGGCCGGGGGTATTCGGTGCGCGACTGGATGCAGCTCAACCGCAACCTCTTTGCCGGACTCAAACTGGAAAAGATGGGGCTCTTTATCGCCCTTGACCTGATCATCCTGGTGGCCGCACTCAACATCATCAGCGCCCTGATCATGGTGGTGATGGAGAAGACCCGCGATATCGCCATCCTCAAATCCATGGGCGCAACCACCAAAGCGATCATGCGCATCTTTTTCTACCAAGGCATGGTGATCGGTATCTCGGGCACGGTTTTGGGGGTGATCGGCGGGCTTGGCCTCTGCGGACTGCTGTCGCGCTACAAGATCATCGAGTTGCCGCCCAATGTTTATCCCATGTCCACCATGCCGATCAAGGTGGTACCCTTTGATGTCAGCCTGATCGCCATCTCGGCCATTCTCATCACCCTGTTGGCGACCCTCTATCCCTCGTGGAAGGCATCACGGGTCCGTCCGGCGGAGGCGCTCAGCTATGAATAA
- a CDS encoding ABC transporter ATP-binding protein, with protein sequence MNNPLLAATALSKSYRSGEAAISVLKSVDLSIEPGEMTAIVGASGSGKTTLLQILGTLDIPDSGQLFFQGSDLTGKSEPALAEHRNRHIGFIFQFHHLLPEFTALENVMMPGLINGRPRTKIQQKAQQLLEQVGLGKRLDHRSGELSGGEQQRVALARALVMDPALLLADEPTGNLDSASGNRVFALLKELSANLGLSVVMVTHNMELARAMDRCLTLVDGSLQ encoded by the coding sequence ATGAATAATCCCCTGCTTGCAGCCACGGCCCTCAGCAAATCTTACCGCAGCGGCGAAGCGGCGATTTCAGTGCTCAAATCGGTGGATCTCTCTATTGAGCCCGGTGAGATGACCGCCATTGTCGGTGCCTCCGGCTCCGGCAAGACCACCCTGCTGCAGATCCTCGGCACTCTGGACATACCCGATTCCGGCCAGTTGTTCTTTCAGGGGAGCGATCTGACCGGTAAAAGCGAACCCGCGCTGGCGGAGCACCGCAACCGTCATATCGGATTCATCTTCCAATTCCACCATCTCCTGCCCGAGTTCACCGCCCTGGAAAACGTGATGATGCCGGGGCTGATCAACGGACGCCCACGCACAAAAATACAGCAAAAAGCGCAACAGCTGTTGGAACAGGTCGGTCTGGGCAAACGTCTTGACCACAGAAGCGGCGAACTCTCCGGCGGCGAGCAGCAGCGGGTGGCCCTGGCCCGCGCCCTGGTGATGGATCCGGCCCTGCTCCTGGCCGACGAACCCACCGGCAACCTCGACTCCGCCAGCGGCAATCGGGTCTTTGCCCTGCTCAAGGAGTTGAGTGCCAACCTTGGCCTGTCGGTCGTCATGGTGACCCACAACATGGAACTCGCGCGGGCCATGGATCGCTGCCTCACCCTGGTTGACGGCAGCCTGCAATAA
- a CDS encoding DEAD/DEAH box helicase produces the protein MTLSLNDPTFQALLQRVDQLSPSELAVLQVLAVADEPMKATEVLPLCTRTGLLPAPPESLAPELRRLKKLGLIDNDHQVNEMIVEVIVRRVFGDEQTKVTPPRPAENKTKGPKAQKLPIIPEQPVAKQPSVPLAQAIVDTIRTQLPVVDYFFHLEGNKLTRACRRKLRELRLCLVGKDDTEMHYLTHQLMAYCLPSSSAAAPWVDPVVRMVNTPFDPAWIKSLPPNRQASLFERIFIHSHYNLEDDHQALEAALDPELYNRLTPKRRIDLIFRLVVRLILAGRFEAARALLHIMHEKDTGDYDFGLNGWIALLTGNVQEASTLFEEQLKLLRKRHRKRTIFLNNQTGPYYILTLLRRGDLAGLTQAGTLLNQANKQNDDAFPVEYEALEAILASLNGAEPEAALEYLPQLSPNLLFTDGPLGPLFVAMALLSINGRLSRKDISVLEQARERCQHAGLDWPALEYTLLLCRADKETAERRQYIDRVLQDTGITPLVQAITIEEPWRKSLRALQLTVEEAANPKNRVEKAASQSRIAYLLAFNGSTSLTDIIPLEQKLSAKGIWSKGRTIALERFMSGQKLEGLNETDLALRTAISRSPYYGRQYEFNCEDALPFLVGHPLLFLANSPTTRVEIIRGEPELQVVAQGKAIVVRFTPEVAPEAHSTLIRETPTRYRLVELNETHRHMARILGSKGLSLPASAINELSPLLSSAAALLPVHSTFPGTALSVETVSADTQPRAHLLPHGEGLRLEIFVKPLGKGGPYLKPGLGAGNLMADIDGRRCQVERNLEEENQRADVLVRGLPSLAVLPEMDGQWFADQVDEALQLLLDLQAAQARDEVRVEWPEGEKLRIGRPLSFADMHLRLGSGQSWFDVDGEIRVDDGRVLDMRQLLDLLATTPHRFLPLGEGEFMVLSRELRKRLDELAAYADHKGKKLRLHPLAALAMEELTDQVGMLDAAPQWRERLASIRASMAQTPEPPSTLKANLRDYQLEGFQWLARLAQLGFGACLADDMGLGKTIQALATIIHCADKGPTLVVAPTSVCGNWLLEAHRFAPTLKLIPFGGTDRAGQLTDLGPLDLVITSYGLLYQEAELLTAVEWQTVVLDEAQAIKNAATKRSQTAMHLQANFKLITTGTPIENHLSEFWTLFNFINPGLLGSKERFNTRFAVPIERLHDREAGRRLKKLVRPFILRRLKSQVLEELPPRTEVILEVELSPEETAFYEALRRQALERIEAEQDANGGAPMRILAEITRLRQACCHPKLIAPESKLSGAKLQLFAEVITELLENGHKALVFSQFVGHLSLIRAYLESKGIDYRYLDGSTPAKQRQQEVEAFQAGQGDLFLISLKAGGLGLNLTAADYVIHMDPWWNPAVEDQASDRAHRMGQERPVTVYRLVAKHTIEEKIVRLHAEKRDLADSLLEETETGATLSADELLRLIRET, from the coding sequence ATGACGCTCTCTCTCAACGATCCGACGTTTCAGGCTCTCCTGCAAAGGGTTGACCAACTTTCCCCCTCGGAGTTGGCTGTTCTCCAAGTCCTGGCCGTGGCCGATGAACCCATGAAAGCCACGGAAGTTCTGCCTCTCTGTACCCGAACGGGACTGTTGCCCGCTCCTCCCGAAAGTCTGGCCCCCGAGTTACGTCGACTCAAAAAACTGGGCCTCATTGACAACGATCACCAGGTCAATGAGATGATTGTCGAAGTGATTGTTCGTCGGGTCTTTGGAGACGAGCAGACCAAAGTCACCCCTCCCAGGCCGGCGGAAAACAAAACCAAAGGTCCCAAGGCCCAGAAACTGCCGATTATCCCGGAGCAGCCGGTCGCCAAGCAGCCGTCCGTGCCCCTGGCCCAGGCCATCGTCGATACGATTCGAACCCAGTTGCCGGTCGTTGATTACTTTTTTCACTTAGAGGGCAATAAGTTAACCAGGGCCTGCCGTCGAAAATTGCGCGAACTCAGGCTGTGCCTTGTCGGCAAAGACGACACTGAGATGCACTATCTGACCCACCAACTGATGGCCTACTGCCTTCCATCCTCCTCAGCCGCCGCCCCCTGGGTTGATCCGGTGGTACGCATGGTAAACACCCCCTTTGACCCAGCCTGGATCAAGTCGCTGCCACCGAACCGGCAGGCCTCTCTCTTCGAGCGAATTTTCATCCACTCCCATTACAACCTCGAGGACGATCACCAGGCCCTGGAAGCGGCACTCGATCCGGAGCTGTATAACCGCCTGACACCGAAACGGAGAATAGATCTGATCTTTCGCCTCGTGGTTCGCCTGATTCTGGCCGGACGGTTTGAAGCGGCGCGGGCATTGTTGCACATCATGCACGAAAAGGATACCGGCGACTATGATTTCGGCCTGAACGGCTGGATTGCGCTGCTCACAGGCAATGTCCAGGAGGCATCGACCCTGTTTGAGGAGCAACTCAAGCTGCTGCGAAAGCGGCACCGAAAACGGACCATTTTTTTGAACAACCAGACCGGTCCGTATTACATCCTGACCCTGCTTCGGCGGGGCGACCTGGCCGGTCTGACCCAGGCCGGGACCTTGCTCAATCAGGCGAACAAGCAGAATGACGACGCATTCCCGGTCGAATACGAAGCCCTGGAGGCAATCCTGGCCAGCCTGAACGGGGCCGAGCCGGAGGCTGCCCTTGAGTATCTGCCGCAGCTGAGCCCGAACCTGCTGTTCACAGACGGGCCACTGGGACCACTGTTTGTGGCCATGGCCCTGCTCTCCATCAACGGACGGTTAAGCCGCAAGGACATCTCGGTGCTCGAGCAGGCTCGCGAGCGCTGCCAGCATGCCGGACTTGACTGGCCGGCCCTGGAATACACCCTGTTGCTCTGCCGGGCCGACAAGGAAACCGCTGAACGCCGCCAATACATCGACCGAGTTCTCCAGGATACCGGCATCACACCGCTGGTGCAGGCAATCACGATCGAGGAACCCTGGCGCAAAAGCCTGCGCGCCTTGCAACTGACAGTGGAAGAGGCGGCCAACCCCAAAAACAGGGTGGAGAAGGCGGCCTCGCAATCACGCATCGCCTATCTGCTCGCATTCAACGGTTCCACCTCGCTGACCGACATCATCCCGCTGGAGCAGAAACTCAGTGCCAAGGGCATCTGGAGCAAGGGGAGGACAATCGCCCTGGAACGGTTCATGAGCGGACAAAAACTCGAAGGTCTAAACGAAACCGACCTGGCCCTGCGTACAGCGATCAGCCGCTCCCCTTATTACGGCCGTCAATACGAGTTCAATTGCGAAGATGCCCTGCCCTTTCTCGTAGGCCACCCCCTGCTGTTTCTTGCCAACTCGCCCACCACGCGGGTGGAGATCATTCGTGGGGAGCCCGAACTCCAGGTGGTGGCGCAGGGCAAGGCCATTGTCGTTCGCTTCACTCCCGAGGTCGCCCCGGAGGCACACTCCACCCTGATCCGCGAGACACCAACCCGTTACCGATTGGTCGAACTGAACGAAACCCACCGCCATATGGCACGCATCCTCGGCTCCAAGGGATTGAGTCTGCCAGCCTCGGCCATTAATGAACTGAGCCCCCTGCTCTCCTCGGCCGCAGCCCTGCTCCCTGTCCACTCGACGTTCCCGGGCACGGCTCTTTCCGTGGAAACCGTGTCCGCCGACACCCAGCCCAGGGCCCACCTTCTGCCCCATGGCGAGGGCTTGCGCCTGGAAATTTTTGTCAAGCCACTCGGCAAGGGGGGACCGTATCTCAAACCGGGCTTGGGGGCCGGCAATCTGATGGCCGATATCGACGGTCGGCGTTGCCAGGTCGAGCGCAACCTGGAAGAGGAAAATCAACGGGCAGACGTCCTGGTCCGAGGTCTTCCCAGCTTGGCCGTCCTGCCGGAAATGGATGGCCAGTGGTTTGCCGACCAGGTCGACGAGGCCTTGCAACTGCTGCTGGATCTCCAGGCGGCCCAGGCGCGGGACGAAGTGAGGGTGGAATGGCCGGAGGGGGAAAAACTGCGAATCGGCAGGCCGTTGTCCTTTGCCGATATGCACCTGCGCCTCGGCAGCGGCCAGTCCTGGTTCGATGTCGACGGAGAGATCCGCGTCGATGATGGACGGGTGCTGGACATGCGCCAGCTACTCGATCTGCTCGCGACCACACCTCACCGCTTTCTTCCCCTGGGCGAGGGCGAGTTCATGGTGCTCTCCCGCGAGCTGCGCAAGCGGCTCGACGAGTTGGCCGCCTATGCCGATCACAAGGGCAAAAAACTACGGCTCCATCCCCTGGCGGCCCTAGCCATGGAGGAGTTGACCGATCAGGTCGGCATGCTTGATGCCGCACCTCAGTGGCGCGAGCGACTTGCCTCGATCCGTGCGTCCATGGCGCAGACACCTGAGCCGCCGTCCACCCTCAAGGCCAATTTGCGCGACTACCAACTGGAGGGTTTTCAGTGGCTGGCCCGGTTGGCCCAACTCGGTTTCGGCGCCTGCCTTGCCGACGACATGGGCCTGGGCAAGACCATCCAAGCCCTGGCCACCATCATCCACTGCGCCGATAAAGGTCCGACCCTGGTGGTTGCGCCCACCTCGGTCTGCGGCAACTGGCTCTTGGAGGCCCACCGTTTTGCGCCAACACTCAAACTGATTCCCTTCGGCGGCACTGACCGCGCAGGACAGTTGACTGATCTCGGCCCCCTGGACCTGGTGATCACCAGCTACGGCCTGCTCTACCAGGAGGCGGAATTGCTCACAGCCGTTGAATGGCAGACCGTGGTCCTGGACGAGGCCCAGGCGATCAAAAACGCCGCCACCAAGCGTTCCCAGACAGCGATGCACCTCCAGGCCAACTTTAAGCTGATCACCACCGGCACGCCAATCGAAAACCATCTGAGCGAGTTCTGGACCCTGTTCAACTTCATCAATCCCGGTCTGCTCGGTTCCAAAGAACGGTTCAACACCCGCTTTGCAGTCCCCATTGAGCGGCTGCACGACCGCGAGGCAGGCCGGCGCCTGAAAAAGCTGGTGCGCCCCTTTATCCTCCGTCGCCTCAAGAGCCAGGTGCTCGAGGAGCTTCCGCCTCGCACCGAGGTCATACTCGAGGTGGAACTCAGTCCGGAGGAGACTGCCTTTTACGAGGCCCTGCGCCGCCAGGCCCTAGAACGGATCGAGGCCGAGCAGGACGCAAACGGCGGCGCCCCGATGCGCATCCTTGCCGAGATCACCCGGCTGCGCCAGGCCTGCTGTCATCCGAAACTGATTGCTCCCGAAAGCAAACTGAGCGGCGCCAAACTACAGCTCTTTGCCGAGGTGATCACCGAACTGCTGGAAAATGGGCACAAGGCCCTGGTGTTCAGCCAATTTGTGGGCCATCTCTCCCTGATCCGTGCATACCTGGAGAGCAAAGGTATCGACTATCGCTATCTGGACGGTTCCACCCCGGCCAAGCAACGACAGCAGGAGGTCGAAGCCTTTCAGGCCGGTCAGGGTGATCTTTTCCTCATCAGCCTCAAGGCCGGCGGCCTCGGCCTTAACCTGACCGCGGCCGATTACGTCATCCACATGGATCCCTGGTGGAATCCGGCGGTGGAGGATCAGGCCTCGGACCGGGCTCACCGCATGGGCCAGGAGCGGCCGGTCACCGTGTACCGGCTGGTGGCCAAGCACACCATCGAAGAAAAAATCGTCCGCCTCCACGCGGAAAAACGCGATCTGGCCGACAGCCTCCTCGAGGAAACCGAGACCGGCGCCACCTTGTCCGCAGACGAGCTGCTGCGGTTGATTCGGGAAACCTGA